A genomic region of Mus musculus strain C57BL/6J chromosome 7, GRCm38.p6 C57BL/6J contains the following coding sequences:
- the Fan1 gene encoding fanconi-associated nuclease 1 isoform X2, producing MPSQRKSPDQKRPRRSLSTSKTAKSQCHSITSYFNSAPPAKLACSTCHKMVPRYDLIRHLDESCANNGVGDDVQVEPAQAGLMSPTVPTSDLPSGPLENVTPQKLSPPKRSLISVQCGSKLGIQQQTSPYFKDALVSKDQNELPNQSVEIMPLGSLTSKLSRRYLNAKKSLAKNEGLASQCPQTSPSTPGTSLTDNCPEMEDKDEVLNSSQKENIYSCAPLKEENASEQKVKNNKITGDESQKASCGEPALTPASAEHASILLSSDSTLVSNTKSSPGDTLVKQESARRADVGLAEPLEVRSHKEVQMTFDAAAKTLVSGEAESNGPTDVDMSDMTTWSNNQELVREAGSVLHCPLEQGSSCGGPSETAQLALSHPYYLRSFLVVLQALLGNEEDMKLFDEQEKAIITRFYQLSASGQKLYVRLFQRKLTWIKMSKLEYEEIASDLTPVVEELKDSGFLQTESELQELSDVLELLSAPELKALAKTFHLVSPGGQKQQLVDAFHKLAKQRSVCTWGKTQPGIRAVILKRAKDLAGRSLRVCKGPRAVFARILLLFSLTDSMEDEEAACGGQGQLSTVLLVNLGRMEFPQYTICRKTQIFRDREDLIRYAAAAHMLSDISAAMASGNWEDAKELARSAKRDWEQLKSHPSLRYHEALPPFLRCFTVGWIYTRISSRAVEVLERLHMYEDDPWTRCRICHSEALKAPPFHKERIRVDKI from the exons ATGCCGTCACAAAGGAAATCACCTGATCAAAAAAGACCCCGTAGAAGCTTATCTACCAGCAAAACTGCAAAAAGCCAGTGTCATTCGATTACTTCGTATTTTAACAGTGCACCACCTGCTAAACTTGCATGTTCAACTTGTCATAAAATGGTGCCCAGGTATGACCTCATTCGGCACCTTGATGAGTCTTGTGCTAACAACGGTGTTGGTGATGACGTTCAAGTAGAGCCTGCTCAGGCTGGATTAATGAGTCCAACTGTGCCTACATCAGATTTACCCAGTGGTCCTTTAGAGAATGTGACACCTCAGAAATTATCACCACCAAAGAGAAGTTTAATTTCTGTCCAATGTGGTTCAAAACTGGGCATACAACAGCAGACCAGTCCCTACTTTAAAGATGCCTTAGTGTCCAAAGATCAAAATGAGCTTCCAAATCAGAGTGTAGAAATTATGCCTTTGGGAAGTCTGACATCGAAATTGTCCAGACGATACTTAAACGCTAAAAAATCACTCGCTAAGAATGAGGGACTAGCCAGTCAGTGCCCACAGACTTCTCCGTCCACACCTGGCACCAGCCTGACTGATAACTGTCCAGAGATGGAAGACAAAGATGAGGTTTTGAACAGTTcccaaaaggaaaacatttattcatGTGCACCTCTAAAAGAAGAGAATGCTTCAGAACAGAAGGtaaagaacaataaaataacGGGAGATGAAAGCCAGAAAGCTTCCTGCGGGGAGCCAGCCCTCACCCCTGCATCTGCAGAGCATGCTTCCATATTACTGTCCTCAGATTCAACTCTCGTCAGTAACACGAAATCCTCTCCGGGAGACACTCTTGTAAAGCAAGAAAGTGCCAGAAGGGCAGATGTAGGGCTTGCTGAGCCGCTCGAGGTGCGCAGTCACAAAGAAGTACAAATGACTTTCGATGCTGCGGCCAAAACGCTGGTGTCTGGGGAGGCAGAATCAAATGGTCCTACCGATGTTGACATGTCTGACATGACTACGTGGAGTAACAACCAAGAGCTTGTCAGGGAAGCTGGCAGTGTCTTACACTGCCCTCTGGAGCAGGGGTCCAGCTGCGGTGGCCCCAGTGAGACAGCTCAACTGGCACTGAGTCACCCGTACTACCTGCGGAGCTTCCTGGTGGTGCTGCAGGCCCTCCTTGGGAACGAAGAGGACATGAAGCTCTTCGATGAGCAGGAGAAGGCGATTATCACCAGGTTTTACCAGTTGTCAG CTAGTGGTCAAAAGTTGTATGTGAGGCTCTTTCAACGTAAATTAACCTGGATTAAAATGAGTAAACTGGAGTATGAAGAGATTGCCTCCGACttaacccctgtggttgaagaATTGAAGGACTCAGGCTTTCTACAGACAG AATCTGAGTTGCAAGAACTCTCTGATGTACTTGAACTCCTTTCTGCTCCTGAGCTGAAAGCCCTGGCCAAAACCTTCCACTTGGTGAGTCCCGGTGGGCAGAAGCAGCAGCTGGTAGACGCCTTTCACAAACTGGCCAAACAGCGCTCAGTCTGCACGTGGGGCAAGACTCAGCCTGGAATCCGAGCAGTGATTTTAAAAAG AGCCAAAGACTTGGCTGGCCGGTCGCTTCGAGTCTGTAAAGGCCCTAGGGCTGTGTTTGCCCGAATCTTGCTTCTGTTCTCATTGACTGATTCCATGGAAGACGAAGAAGCTGCTTGTGGGGGTCAAGGTCAGCTGTCTACTGTGCTATTGGTCAATCTGGGCCGAATGGAGTTTCCTCAGTACACCATCTGCCGGAAGACCCAGATCTTCAGGGACAGAGAGGACCTCATCAG ATACGCAGCAGCCGCACACATGCTGAGTGACATCTCAGCTGCCATGGCCAGTGGGAACTGGGAGGACGCTAAGGAGCTTGCTCGGAGTGCAAAAAGGGACTGGGAACAACTGAAAAGCCACCCTTCCCTGAG GTACCACGAGGCCTTGCCGCCCTTCCTGCGCTGCTTTACCGTCGGGTGGATCTACACAAGGATTTCCTCTCGGGCTGTTGAAGTCCTAGAGAGGCTTCACATGTACGAG GACGATCCATGGACAAGATGCCGCATCTGTCATTCGGAAGCTCTTAAAGCTCCCCCATTTCACAAGGAACGTATTAGAGTTGACAAGATTTAA
- the Fan1 gene encoding fanconi-associated nuclease 1 has translation MPSQRKSPDQKRPRRSLSTSKTAKSQCHSITSYFNSAPPAKLACSTCHKMVPRYDLIRHLDESCANNGVGDDVQVEPAQAGLMSPTVPTSDLPSGPLENVTPQKLSPPKRSLISVQCGSKLGIQQQTSPYFKDALVSKDQNELPNQSVEIMPLGSLTSKLSRRYLNAKKSLAKNEGLASQCPQTSPSTPGTSLTDNCPEMEDKDEVLNSSQKENIYSCAPLKEENASEQKVKNNKITGDESQKASCGEPALTPASAEHASILLSSDSTLVSNTKSSPGDTLVKQESARRADVGLAEPLEVRSHKEVQMTFDAAAKTLVSGEAESNGPTDVDMSDMTTWSNNQELVREAGSVLHCPLEQGSSCGGPSETAQLALSHPYYLRSFLVVLQALLGNEEDMKLFDEQEKAIITRFYQLSASGQKLYVRLFQRKLTWIKMSKLEYEEIASDLTPVVEELKDSGFLQTESELQELSDVLELLSAPELKALAKTFHLVSPGGQKQQLVDAFHKLAKQRSVCTWGKTQPGIRAVILKRAKDLAGRSLRVCKGPRAVFARILLLFSLTDSMEDEEAACGGQGQLSTVLLVNLGRMEFPQYTICRKTQIFRDREDLIRYAAAAHMLSDISAAMASGNWEDAKELARSAKRDWEQLKSHPSLRYHEALPPFLRCFTVGWIYTRISSRAVEVLERLHMYEEAVKELENLLSQKIYCPDSRGRWWDRLALNLHQHLKRLEEAIRCIREGLADPHVRTGHRLSLYQRAVRLRESPSCRKYKHLFSRLPEVAVGDVKHVTITGRLCPQHGMGKSVFVMESGDGANPTTVLCSVEELALGYYRQSGFDQGIHGEGSTFSTLCGLLLWDIIFMDGIPDVFRNAYQASPLDLLTDSFFASREQALEARLQLIHSAPAESLRAWVGEAWQAQQGRVASLVSWDRFTSLQQAQDLVSCLGGPVLSGVCRRLAADFRHCRGGLPDLVVWNSQSHHCKLVEVKGPSDRLSCKQMIWLYELQKLGADVEVCHVVAVGAKSKGLG, from the exons ATGCCGTCACAAAGGAAATCACCTGATCAAAAAAGACCCCGTAGAAGCTTATCTACCAGCAAAACTGCAAAAAGCCAGTGTCATTCGATTACTTCGTATTTTAACAGTGCACCACCTGCTAAACTTGCATGTTCAACTTGTCATAAAATGGTGCCCAGGTATGACCTCATTCGGCACCTTGATGAGTCTTGTGCTAACAACGGTGTTGGTGATGACGTTCAAGTAGAGCCTGCTCAGGCTGGATTAATGAGTCCAACTGTGCCTACATCAGATTTACCCAGTGGTCCTTTAGAGAATGTGACACCTCAGAAATTATCACCACCAAAGAGAAGTTTAATTTCTGTCCAATGTGGTTCAAAACTGGGCATACAACAGCAGACCAGTCCCTACTTTAAAGATGCCTTAGTGTCCAAAGATCAAAATGAGCTTCCAAATCAGAGTGTAGAAATTATGCCTTTGGGAAGTCTGACATCGAAATTGTCCAGACGATACTTAAACGCTAAAAAATCACTCGCTAAGAATGAGGGACTAGCCAGTCAGTGCCCACAGACTTCTCCGTCCACACCTGGCACCAGCCTGACTGATAACTGTCCAGAGATGGAAGACAAAGATGAGGTTTTGAACAGTTcccaaaaggaaaacatttattcatGTGCACCTCTAAAAGAAGAGAATGCTTCAGAACAGAAGGtaaagaacaataaaataacGGGAGATGAAAGCCAGAAAGCTTCCTGCGGGGAGCCAGCCCTCACCCCTGCATCTGCAGAGCATGCTTCCATATTACTGTCCTCAGATTCAACTCTCGTCAGTAACACGAAATCCTCTCCGGGAGACACTCTTGTAAAGCAAGAAAGTGCCAGAAGGGCAGATGTAGGGCTTGCTGAGCCGCTCGAGGTGCGCAGTCACAAAGAAGTACAAATGACTTTCGATGCTGCGGCCAAAACGCTGGTGTCTGGGGAGGCAGAATCAAATGGTCCTACCGATGTTGACATGTCTGACATGACTACGTGGAGTAACAACCAAGAGCTTGTCAGGGAAGCTGGCAGTGTCTTACACTGCCCTCTGGAGCAGGGGTCCAGCTGCGGTGGCCCCAGTGAGACAGCTCAACTGGCACTGAGTCACCCGTACTACCTGCGGAGCTTCCTGGTGGTGCTGCAGGCCCTCCTTGGGAACGAAGAGGACATGAAGCTCTTCGATGAGCAGGAGAAGGCGATTATCACCAGGTTTTACCAGTTGTCAG CTAGTGGTCAAAAGTTGTATGTGAGGCTCTTTCAACGTAAATTAACCTGGATTAAAATGAGTAAACTGGAGTATGAAGAGATTGCCTCCGACttaacccctgtggttgaagaATTGAAGGACTCAGGCTTTCTACAGACAG AATCTGAGTTGCAAGAACTCTCTGATGTACTTGAACTCCTTTCTGCTCCTGAGCTGAAAGCCCTGGCCAAAACCTTCCACTTGGTGAGTCCCGGTGGGCAGAAGCAGCAGCTGGTAGACGCCTTTCACAAACTGGCCAAACAGCGCTCAGTCTGCACGTGGGGCAAGACTCAGCCTGGAATCCGAGCAGTGATTTTAAAAAG AGCCAAAGACTTGGCTGGCCGGTCGCTTCGAGTCTGTAAAGGCCCTAGGGCTGTGTTTGCCCGAATCTTGCTTCTGTTCTCATTGACTGATTCCATGGAAGACGAAGAAGCTGCTTGTGGGGGTCAAGGTCAGCTGTCTACTGTGCTATTGGTCAATCTGGGCCGAATGGAGTTTCCTCAGTACACCATCTGCCGGAAGACCCAGATCTTCAGGGACAGAGAGGACCTCATCAG ATACGCAGCAGCCGCACACATGCTGAGTGACATCTCAGCTGCCATGGCCAGTGGGAACTGGGAGGACGCTAAGGAGCTTGCTCGGAGTGCAAAAAGGGACTGGGAACAACTGAAAAGCCACCCTTCCCTGAG GTACCACGAGGCCTTGCCGCCCTTCCTGCGCTGCTTTACCGTCGGGTGGATCTACACAAGGATTTCCTCTCGGGCTGTTGAAGTCCTAGAGAGGCTTCACATGTACGAG GAAGCTGTCAAGGAACTTGAAAACCTCTTGTCTCAGAAAATCTATTGTCCTGACAGCAGAGGCCGCTGGTGGGATCGCCTGGCTCTTAACCTGCACCAGCACCTGAAGCGTCTGGAAGAG GCAATTAGGTGCATCAGGGAAGGCCTGGCAGACCCACACGTGAGGACAGGACACCGACTTTCTCTTTATCAGCGAGCCGTGCGCCTGCGAGAGTCTCCGAGCTGCAGGAAGTACAAGCACCTCTTCAGCCGGCTGCCCGAGGTTGCCGTGGGAGACGTCAAGCAT GTGACCATCACGGGCAGGCTGTGCCCACAGCATGGCATGGGCAAGTCTGTGTTTGTCATGGAGAGTGGAGACGGCGCCAACCCCACCACAGTCCTGTGTTCTGTGGAGGAGCTGGCCCTGGGTTATTACAGGCAGAGTGGCTTTGACCAAG GGATTCATGGAGAAGGGTCCACCTTCAGCACCCTGTGTGGCCTCCTGCTGTGGGATATCATCTTCATGGATGGAATACCAGACGTCTTCAGAAATGCCTACCAG GCATCCCCACTGGATTTGCTCACGGACAGCTTCTTCGCAAGCAGGGAGCAGGCCCTGGAAGCCAGGCTGCAGCTGATCCACAGCGCCCCTGCTGAGAGCCTGCGGGCCTGGGTGGGCGAAGCATGGCAGGCCCAGCAAGGCAGAGTGGCCTCTCTGGTCAGCTGGGACCGCTTCACCTCCCTACAGCAAGCTCAG GATCTTGTCTCCTGCCTCGGGGGTCCTGTCCTCAGTGGTGTGTGCAGGCGCCTGGCTGCTGACTTTCGGCACTGCCGAGGGGGCCTCCCAGACTTGGTGGTGTGGAATTCTCAGAGCCACCATTGCAAG CTGGTGGAGGTGAAAGGCCCCAGTGATCGACTTTCATGTAAGCAGATGATCTGGCTGTACGAACTCCAAAAGCTGGGGGCTGATGTAGAAGTGTGCCATGTGGTTGCAGTTGGTGCTAAGAGCAAAGGTCTTGGCTGA